One Aegilops tauschii subsp. strangulata cultivar AL8/78 chromosome 2, Aet v6.0, whole genome shotgun sequence genomic window, GTCCTGAACCGTGTCAAATAGCAGAAGTTGCATGTCCATTGTTTGGTGCGAGCTCGGTAGGTTCCCGGGGGACCATTGCTGGATCAGCGGCTCAGTTGTCCATGTCAAGGGAGTCCTCCTCATGTGTTCGTTTCCCCAATTTCACCATGTGTTCGCGCCTAGATTATTGGACCCGAGCCGAGGGTCCATTGGTACCAAGAACGTTTCCCATCCTATCCTAGAAACAAGGGCAAGGCGTTTCGTGGACCAGGGGGGGCTCTGCACAGATTTGTTAACACTAGTTGATCAACTTGCGCCCGGGACACGATCAGCTAGCACATGGCTCCACCTTTTGGTTGCCTTTCTCTTGGTCTGCCCTCAAAGCCATTCCACGCGCATTCCGCGACCAAAACGAGTAGTCCACAAGCTAAGTGCTGGTCCTTACGGTTCACTCTTCTGATTATAGTTTAAGTGCAACAGGTCGAATGCTCTCTTGCTGTTTCCGGTCAAGAAAATATTGTTGTTTTTTCACACAAAAATGCTTCCTGAGCTTTCGTCTCTCATTTTTCCATGCGGACTGAGCTTTCCTCTGACCAACCCAATATTCTTCCAAACAGTGCTATCAAGAGACATGCCAGAAGACTAACCAGCACAAGTTTTTGACAAAACCAAGGCATAATATTCCCACATAACATAACGAAAGCAAATTCAAAAGGTTGAAGAAGGGGAGGCAGGAAGCTGCGAGGATGtgcaccgcatcatcatcatcaccatggccGCGGTCTTATATTAGCAAGCACACAAACATAAAATACAGACAAATTGAAGGAGAAAGGCAAGCAAGTTGCGCCAACGTGGGCCCCACCCTTTGCAACTTCCAAACAACTTCCTGTGGTTTTGTCACGCATCTTTCCTTGCTTTGCTTTAGCTGTCAACCAGGACCCTATCACCCCCCAATTCTCACATGTGCTCCTGCCTTTTGGTTAAAGAATTGGGCAGGAGGGGGGTGACAAGTCTTGCCTTGTGCATCCGTCTTCCTCTCACACCCTATCCTCAGCTGGACAAGTCTTGCCTTGTGCATCCATCTTCCTCTCACACCCTATCCTCAGCTGGACAACGCCATCCAACCTACCCGGGATCTGCCCGACCCTCCCGTGTTGCTCTGTATTTGCATGATTGGTTACACAACTATAGACGAAAGCAACTTTACAATAGACCAAAATAGACCATTGCTTGTGTTTGTAGAGAATTAGATACCATGTCACTTGTTGACTACATGCGAAATTTGTTTCCGTAGTTATATTATTAGTCTGTCCATAGGAAATCATTATTCATGGCCTCGCCTCAGACAAAACTCCCTGCCGCGAACAAACAGAACAAGAACTCGTACAGATCGGACCAGCGAATCATGTAAACATAGAGCCATGGGAATACAAACATAATATGAATCCATTACAATCACTTGCTTTTACAAATCAAGGATAAAACTCAATGACAATACGGAATGATCAGAGTTTACATATAGGATACAGATATGTTTCTTTGCACTAACTTTTTTCCTTAGCATGGCCAACTCAATATCACCATGTGTTAACATGCCAAAACTTCTCTCGGGCTTCGGGCACCGGTCATCATCATTTGCTACTTCTCTTTACATCGGAACTATGGAGGCGAATAACATAGAACCATAACCTAAACAAAACGCTAGAACATGATATGGGATAAAATATTCATGACTTGATACTTCTAAGGACAAAGCACATTTCAGATATATTTCTGGTAAGGGCATAAGGCTCCTGTCATGCCGTCTTATTGGTTTGGCTTCAGGGCGGCATTCGGCCCTAGTCCAAGCCATGGCTGGTTCTCAAACTCCTTCTTGACTGGTGTTGCATCAGAAGGAGGAGCTTGATATGGTGCCTTTGCATGGAGACTATACGAAAACAAAAGCACAAGTTAGATCCATATACTTCGGTGGTAAGAAAAGATGATCATGAGTTCATGACAGCAAAAGCAACTTACCGATCCTTTCTCTTCTCGAGGAATCGGTGAAGTGACGCCTTTCTAGCAATTGGCAGATCTACAAGACAGAAAAGATTTTGTCAATAATCAGCACAATAAGAATCATCGACGCACACGTCAAACAACCTAATGGATATGAACAATAAATCACTTGGTAATTACCAGAAGCATTCGGACGAGCAGGCTTAGGAGCATCAACCGGACCAGTAGGCAAACTACTTGCTGGGGCCAGCACGGCCGTCTGGACCTTGTCGGTGTCTGCAGCAGTTGTGGTCGCAGAGACGTTCTGAACAACAGGGCTGCCCTTGCCAGCCAACTGCATCAGGCCCTTTGCCTTGTCGGCTGGGAAATCGTTGAACACGAGCACCTTCCCACCATAGAAGATGGTCAGCTGGCTCTTGTCTTCCTCCCTGAAATTTATTTGCACACAATAATTAAGTACACTTGCAGACTACTCTTCCGTTTTGCTTTAGCTGCCTAACCAATTTTCACCAGCAAAGCGAAACGTTCTCTTGGATACCATATTTTTGATTCATGTACAAACAAACTCAGCTCAATCAGTCGTGTTGTATCATACGGTTTAAGGTCGATTAGCTACGGTTTGGAGCATGAGCAAACCTAGTACTATTATAACCCGGAGCATGGATGCTGGATTGCTCCATCCCAAGAAGAAATCATCTCAACCCAGGGAGCAGTTAGTTGCAAATATAAAAATCAGTTAATTACAATCACTCTCAGCTAGATTTCAGGCCTTGCCAAATCCAGTACCGTTCAGATAAACTGAATACTACTAGATGGAAAGGTCCGTAGCGTAGGCTCGCCATCTGACTTTTATCTGTATGTATATGGATTCTGACTTGCACTAGCGCACAAGGCCAAAAATGGAGTAGAGGAAAGTGGCGTGGTCCAATACCTGGTAGCATCAGGGGCGGCGGCGTCCTGCAGGCCGGCGCTCTGCGGGA contains:
- the LOC109753325 gene encoding protein TIFY 10b; translated protein: MAASARQGERATSFAMACSLLSRYVRQNGAAAAELGLGINKGEAEAQRAADTKSPLPGAEGEEAGRKKETMELFPQSAGLQDAAAPDATREEDKSQLTIFYGGKVLVFNDFPADKAKGLMQLAGKGSPVVQNVSATTTAADTDKVQTAVLAPASSLPTGPVDAPKPARPNASDLPIARKASLHRFLEKRKDRLHAKAPYQAPPSDATPVKKEFENQPWLGLGPNAALKPNQ